In the Aquimarina spinulae genome, TTAAGGATAACAAGCATATTGGTATCGGTTACTCCGGCATGATTAAGCCCTTCAAAGGCCATTCCGCTAGCAATAGAAGCATCACCAATGACTGCAACATGTTGCTTTGTGATATCTCCTTTTAATTTAGATGCAATTGCCATACCTAATACAGCCGAAATAGAAGTAGAAGAATGCCCAACTCCAAAAGTATCATAATCACTTTCACTACGTTTAGGAAACCCACTTATACCATCCAACTGCCGATTGGTATGAAATATATCTTTTCTTCCTGTAAGGATTTTATGAGGATAAGCCTGATGTCCCACATCCCAAACAAGGAGATCATTAGGGGTGTCAAAAATATAATGCAGAGCAATAGTAAGCTCTATCACTCCTAAACTTGCTCCGAGATGACCTTCTTTGGCAGCAACAATATTGATCACAAAATCCCGAAGTTCTCTGGCTAGCTTTGGTAACTGATCATGAGATAGTTTTCTTAGATCGGATGGATATTTGATATTAGATAAAAGTGATTGTTGCATAGCACAAAAGTACTATTTTGTAATGGTTCTTTATATACTTTTTATTAGCGATAGCATGTTTTAAAGCCCTATTTTCTATAAATAAATATTTTAAGAACCATGACCTTCCTTCGAATAATTCCAATATTTCGATATTGTTATGATTTTCTGTTCATATTTTTTAAACATGTCCAAAGATACAGGCAATAATTACACAAGGTTTTTAACATTATATTTATTTTTTTTAACAAAAAAAAGATTGGTTAATTAGTGCTTTTAAGGTTCTTTGTTCTAAATATATACTGAAGTGATTTATTTTTTTGCAATTCGCTATAAAAATTACTGTTCTTCATTAGGATTGAAAATTTTTAAACCACTTCAGTATTAATTTCTTAAAACCATAACCAAATTATGAAACCTATACTAAGATTATTATTCCTTTTTTGTATTGCCTTATTTATAAATTTAAAGGTGCATGCGCAGCACACCTTTTCGATCGTTGCTGTTGACCCTGTCACTGGAGAAATAGGAAGTGCTGGGGCAACTTGTATAAAAGCAGAAGATGGGGCTAGAGATGTAAGTGTCATTGTTTTGGGTGTTGGAGCTATCAACACACAAGCGTTTTGGCTTCCTGTGAATCAGAAACGTGCTACTGCGCGTATGGAAGCTGGCGATTCTCCAAAACAAATAACCAAATGGCTTTCTGAAAATGGAGATTACCCTGACTATACTCAATATGCCATCGTAGATTTAAACAATGGACAGTCTAGAAGTGCTGCTTTTTCAGGAAAAAAAATAGATGAAAAATGGATGCACATTACAGGGACTAATTATGCAATAGCAGGAAATACTCTAATCTCTCAAGATGTTATTAAAGACATGGAAAAAGCCTTTTTAAGAACTAGAGGTAGCCTAGCAGATAAACTAATGGCTGCTTTGCAAGGAGCAAAAAGACCGGGGGCTGATTCTCGTTGCTTAAGTGATGGAATCAGCTCTGGGTCTGCCTACCTGAGAGTTGCTGATCCTGCCGATACAGATAATTCTTATGGGAAACTATCCTTAGATCTTAATGTTTGGATCACAACTGATATTTTTGAGCCTATAGATGCATTACAAGAAGCTTATGATAATGGCAAAAATTGTAAAGAAGTGCAATTAGCCATAAAAACTGACCAATATCCAGAAGAAACTCGTTGGCAAATTAAGGATCAGGACAATAAGATTGTAGCTTCTGGAGGGCCCTATAATGGATCTGTAGAGATTACAGAATGTCTTAAAGAAGGAAGGTATACATTTACTATTAAAGATAGCCATGGTGATGGGATTTGTTGTCAGTATGGTAGAGGCCATTACAAACTAAGTTCTGGAGGTAAGATTTTAGCCTCTGGAGGTAGCTTTAATCATATAGAAGCTACTACCTTTATCTTAGAGAGCACCACAAAAAACAACAATTTATCCTTGCAAATGTCTGAGTTAAAACCCCAAGTCCCTATTGTTGAAATCTATCCTAATCCTGCAATAGATGTTGTAACGATTAAAACTCATAATACCACCATTACGTCTTATGAAATACAAGATATTTTTGGAAAAAGAATTACTAAAAGAGGGTCGTCATCTTTTTCTCCAAATAATATCATCTATCTAGATGTTATTGATTATGTATCTGGCGTCTATTTTATTACAACGTATAATGGTACGCAAAAGTTGGGCACACAAAGGTTGATTGTCAACTAACACTATTTGTTTTAGGTGAAATAGATTAAAAGAGGCTAAGTGTATTCAAAACTAATGTTTTTACAGATATTTCTTATTTGATAACCTTTAAGTTTTTAAATAGGAAATAAACTTTTTCAGTTAAATGCTTCGAGGATTATTTACTAGGAATCGGATTTCTTACCAATTTGTTTAAATTTGTGTATAATCTTAAATTATAGTAATGTTAGACCCATTAGATGATTCTTACTTTATGAAGAAAGCACT is a window encoding:
- a CDS encoding DUF1028 domain-containing protein translates to MKPILRLLFLFCIALFINLKVHAQHTFSIVAVDPVTGEIGSAGATCIKAEDGARDVSVIVLGVGAINTQAFWLPVNQKRATARMEAGDSPKQITKWLSENGDYPDYTQYAIVDLNNGQSRSAAFSGKKIDEKWMHITGTNYAIAGNTLISQDVIKDMEKAFLRTRGSLADKLMAALQGAKRPGADSRCLSDGISSGSAYLRVADPADTDNSYGKLSLDLNVWITTDIFEPIDALQEAYDNGKNCKEVQLAIKTDQYPEETRWQIKDQDNKIVASGGPYNGSVEITECLKEGRYTFTIKDSHGDGICCQYGRGHYKLSSGGKILASGGSFNHIEATTFILESTTKNNNLSLQMSELKPQVPIVEIYPNPAIDVVTIKTHNTTITSYEIQDIFGKRITKRGSSSFSPNNIIYLDVIDYVSGVYFITTYNGTQKLGTQRLIVN